The Nitrospira sp. SG-bin1 genome has a window encoding:
- a CDS encoding glutamate synthase subunit alpha, whose protein sequence is MNIPGFPRQQGLYDPQHEKDSCGIGFVVNIKGRKSHDIVRKGLQVLENLTHRGAQGSDPSTGDGAGILLQVPHAFLKRVAGDAGVSLPDVGEYGVGQLFLPPNSDSRRLCEKLFTEIIQEEGLRLLGWRDVPVKSDQIGAQARTTEPFMRQIFIARDALNEAQFERKLYVVRKRVETAVAESAIQGREHFYVVSLSANTIVYKGLLLPHQMAAYYQDLTDERMVSALALVHSRFSTNTFPTWPRAHPYRYVCHNGEINTLKGNVNWMKARQGRLHSELFGKDMEKLFPIVSENQSDSACLDNALEFLLLGGRSLPHAMMMLIPEPWVANPQMDLDRRGFYQYHAAMMEPWDGPAAVCFTDGKMIGATLDRNGLRPCRYQVTTDGLVVLASEAGVLPADAKEIRMKGRLQPGRMFLVDTVQGRIIDDEEIKADIVGRKPYRSWVTQYGVSLDELPDPLNVPQPDHPTIRQRQQAFGYTVEELKMVITPMIVTGEEAVSSMGTDTPLAVLSDRPQLLFKYFKQLFAQVTNPPIDPIREQLVMSLVTNIGPKPNLMDESPESCRRIKVQQPILTNADLQKIRGISDPHFKSKTLRMLFRVAEGPDGLGEAVDELCRQASQAIKEGYKFLILSDRGVNEEWAPIPSLLGISAVHHHLVRECTRTEVGLILETGEPRDVHQFACLLGYGAGTINPYLVFESLVDMERDNYLPEGLDAQTAEGKFIKAINKGLLKIFSKMGISTVQSYCGAQIFEAIGLNHELIDRYFTGTPSRVEGVGIGEIGEETLRRHRVAYEPAAIRQLDFGGEIHYRIQGEHHNWNPETISKLQHASRSNDPKTYAEFAQIVNDESKRRSNLRGLLDFKFDPQPIPIDEVEPAKDIVKRFNTGAMSFGSISKEAHETLAIAMNRLGGKSNTGEGGEDPERFKPLPNGDSKNSYIKQVASARFGVTAHYLVNARELQIKMAQGAKPGEGGQLPGHKVDEHIARFRYATPGVQLISPPPHHDIYSIEDLAQLIFDLKNSNPDAGVSVKLVSEVGVGTVAAGVAKAHADKVLISGDSGGTGASPLSSIKYAGIPWELGLAETHQTLVLNDLRGRIRVETDGQMKTGRDVVIATLLGAEEYGFATAPLIVEGCIMMRKCHLNTCPVGIATQDPELRKKFNGKPEHIVNYLFFVAEEARQLMAKLGFRTINEMVGRVDKLKITKAVDHWKAKGLDLTPLLTAPDVPSDVPRYCVRRQDHGLADILDNKLVELCKDAIEKGEKISFDLPIRNINRTTGTVLSSKIAKKYGLDGLPEDTISIKFTGSAGQSFGAFLAKGITLTLEGESNDYIGKGLSGGKIIVFPPKNILYNPEETILIGNTSLYGATQGEAYFYGMAGERFAVRNSGAQAVVEGTGDHGCEYMTGGVVVVLGKTGRNFAAGMSGGVAFVLDDAGTFQSRCNTGMVELEPVTTKEDKQLLHGLITKHFMYTGSRKAKQVLDAFDATLPKFVKVMPVDYKRVIEERKRKASAVH, encoded by the coding sequence ATGAATATTCCTGGGTTTCCCCGCCAGCAAGGACTCTATGATCCTCAGCACGAGAAGGATTCCTGTGGGATCGGCTTTGTCGTCAACATCAAAGGGAGGAAATCCCACGACATCGTCCGCAAAGGACTTCAGGTATTGGAGAATCTGACCCATCGCGGAGCACAGGGGAGTGATCCCTCCACCGGGGATGGAGCAGGAATTCTTTTGCAAGTCCCTCACGCCTTTCTGAAGCGGGTCGCAGGCGATGCCGGTGTGTCGTTGCCGGACGTGGGCGAGTACGGAGTAGGCCAGCTGTTTCTTCCTCCCAATTCGGATTCCCGACGGCTGTGCGAAAAACTGTTCACCGAGATCATTCAGGAGGAGGGCCTTCGCTTACTTGGATGGCGTGATGTACCGGTGAAGAGCGACCAGATTGGTGCTCAAGCGAGAACCACCGAGCCCTTCATGCGGCAGATCTTCATCGCCCGCGATGCCCTGAATGAAGCGCAGTTCGAGCGAAAGTTGTATGTGGTCCGCAAACGAGTTGAAACGGCCGTGGCCGAGTCGGCCATTCAGGGTCGAGAGCATTTCTACGTGGTCAGCTTGTCGGCGAACACGATCGTCTATAAAGGGCTCTTGTTGCCGCATCAAATGGCGGCCTACTACCAGGACCTCACCGATGAACGGATGGTGAGCGCGCTGGCCTTGGTGCATTCCCGCTTCAGCACGAATACGTTTCCTACGTGGCCGCGGGCCCATCCCTATCGGTATGTATGTCATAACGGGGAAATCAATACGCTGAAGGGGAACGTCAATTGGATGAAGGCTCGCCAAGGTCGTCTTCATTCCGAGCTGTTCGGGAAGGACATGGAGAAGCTTTTCCCGATCGTCTCGGAGAATCAAAGCGACTCGGCCTGTCTGGACAATGCCCTGGAATTTCTGCTGCTCGGGGGTCGCTCGCTGCCGCATGCCATGATGATGTTGATTCCCGAGCCGTGGGTGGCGAATCCACAGATGGATTTGGATCGCCGTGGGTTCTATCAGTACCACGCGGCGATGATGGAGCCCTGGGACGGACCGGCGGCCGTCTGTTTTACCGACGGCAAGATGATCGGCGCGACGTTGGACCGGAATGGGCTGCGTCCCTGCCGCTACCAAGTGACGACCGACGGTCTCGTGGTGCTGGCCTCCGAGGCCGGGGTTTTGCCGGCCGACGCGAAGGAGATTCGCATGAAGGGTCGGCTCCAACCTGGTCGCATGTTCCTTGTCGACACCGTACAGGGCCGCATCATCGATGACGAGGAGATCAAGGCCGATATCGTCGGCCGCAAGCCCTATCGTAGTTGGGTGACGCAGTACGGCGTCTCGCTGGACGAGTTGCCGGATCCGTTGAATGTTCCGCAGCCGGACCATCCGACCATCCGCCAGCGGCAGCAAGCCTTCGGTTACACGGTCGAGGAACTGAAGATGGTCATCACGCCGATGATCGTGACGGGCGAAGAAGCCGTCTCCTCGATGGGCACCGATACGCCGTTGGCGGTACTATCTGATCGGCCGCAACTCCTGTTCAAGTATTTCAAGCAGCTCTTCGCGCAGGTGACGAATCCCCCCATCGATCCGATCCGCGAGCAACTCGTGATGTCGCTCGTGACGAATATCGGTCCGAAGCCCAACTTGATGGACGAATCGCCGGAGTCGTGTCGCCGCATCAAGGTGCAGCAGCCGATTCTCACGAACGCCGATTTGCAAAAGATCCGCGGGATTTCCGATCCCCACTTCAAGAGCAAGACGCTCCGGATGTTGTTCCGCGTCGCCGAAGGGCCGGATGGGCTGGGCGAGGCGGTCGACGAACTGTGCCGGCAGGCCTCGCAGGCGATCAAGGAAGGTTACAAGTTCCTGATCCTGAGCGATCGTGGTGTCAATGAAGAGTGGGCGCCGATCCCGAGTCTGCTCGGTATCTCCGCCGTTCACCACCACCTGGTTCGTGAGTGTACGAGAACGGAAGTGGGCCTGATCCTGGAAACCGGCGAGCCGCGCGACGTCCATCAGTTCGCCTGTTTGCTCGGCTATGGTGCCGGGACGATCAATCCGTATCTGGTCTTTGAATCGCTCGTCGACATGGAACGCGACAATTATCTGCCGGAAGGGCTCGACGCGCAGACCGCGGAGGGAAAATTCATCAAGGCCATCAACAAGGGGTTGCTCAAGATTTTCTCGAAAATGGGAATCTCCACCGTACAGTCCTACTGCGGTGCGCAGATCTTCGAGGCGATCGGGTTGAATCATGAACTCATCGACCGCTACTTTACCGGGACACCATCGCGCGTGGAAGGAGTCGGTATCGGCGAAATCGGCGAAGAGACGTTGCGCCGCCACCGTGTAGCCTATGAGCCGGCCGCGATTCGACAACTCGATTTCGGCGGCGAGATCCACTACCGCATCCAGGGCGAGCACCATAACTGGAATCCGGAGACGATCTCCAAGCTGCAGCACGCCAGCCGTTCGAACGACCCGAAGACCTATGCCGAATTCGCGCAGATCGTGAACGATGAAAGCAAGCGGCGGTCGAACTTGCGCGGCCTGCTCGACTTCAAGTTCGATCCTCAACCGATACCGATCGACGAAGTGGAGCCGGCCAAAGACATCGTCAAGCGCTTCAACACCGGCGCGATGTCGTTCGGGTCGATCAGCAAGGAAGCGCACGAAACGCTGGCGATCGCGATGAACCGGCTCGGCGGCAAGAGCAATACGGGTGAAGGCGGTGAAGATCCCGAGCGGTTCAAGCCCTTGCCGAACGGCGATTCGAAGAACAGCTACATCAAGCAGGTGGCGTCGGCCCGATTCGGGGTCACGGCGCATTACCTCGTGAACGCGCGGGAATTGCAGATCAAGATGGCACAAGGGGCCAAGCCCGGAGAAGGCGGCCAACTGCCGGGGCACAAGGTGGACGAACACATCGCGCGCTTCCGCTATGCCACGCCTGGCGTACAACTGATTTCGCCGCCGCCGCACCACGACATCTATTCGATCGAGGATTTGGCGCAGCTGATTTTCGACCTGAAGAATTCCAATCCCGATGCCGGTGTGTCCGTGAAATTGGTGTCGGAGGTGGGGGTTGGGACGGTCGCGGCCGGAGTCGCCAAGGCTCATGCGGACAAAGTGCTCATCAGCGGCGACTCGGGAGGCACAGGGGCGTCACCGTTGTCGTCGATCAAGTATGCCGGGATTCCCTGGGAACTGGGGTTGGCGGAAACGCACCAGACGCTAGTCCTGAACGATTTGCGCGGGCGCATCCGTGTGGAAACGGACGGTCAGATGAAGACCGGACGAGATGTGGTGATTGCGACGTTGCTTGGTGCGGAGGAATACGGCTTTGCGACGGCGCCGTTGATCGTCGAAGGCTGCATCATGATGCGCAAGTGTCATCTGAACACCTGTCCGGTCGGGATCGCGACGCAAGATCCTGAATTGCGCAAGAAGTTCAACGGCAAGCCGGAACACATCGTCAACTACCTGTTCTTCGTAGCCGAAGAAGCGCGGCAACTCATGGCGAAGCTCGGCTTCCGGACGATCAACGAGATGGTCGGCCGTGTCGACAAACTCAAGATCACCAAAGCGGTCGACCATTGGAAGGCCAAAGGACTGGATCTGACCCCGCTCCTCACGGCTCCGGATGTACCATCGGATGTGCCCCGCTACTGTGTGCGGAGGCAGGATCACGGACTCGCCGACATTCTCGACAACAAGCTCGTCGAGCTCTGCAAGGATGCGATCGAAAAGGGTGAGAAGATCTCATTCGATCTTCCGATCAGAAACATCAATCGAACGACCGGCACAGTGCTCTCGAGCAAGATCGCGAAGAAGTATGGGCTTGACGGATTGCCCGAAGACACGATTTCGATCAAGTTCACGGGCTCAGCCGGGCAATCCTTCGGCGCCTTTTTGGCGAAAGGTATCACGTTGACGCTGGAAGGGGAGTCCAACGACTATATCGGCAAGGGACTCTCCGGCGGCAAGATCATCGTTTTTCCGCCGAAGAACATCCTGTATAACCCGGAAGAGACGATTTTGATCGGCAATACGTCGCTCTACGGAGCCACGCAAGGTGAAGCCTATTTCTACGGCATGGCGGGTGAGCGGTTCGCGGTGCGGAACAGCGGGGCACAGGCCGTCGTCGAGGGAACAGGCGATCACGGTTGTGAATACATGACCGGAGGCGTCGTCGTGGTGCTTGGGAAGACGGGCCGCAATTTCGCGGCCGGCATGTCCGGGGGAGTGGCCTTCGTCCTGGACGATGCCGGGACATTCCAGAGCCGCTGCAACACGGGGATGGTCGAACTGGAGCCGGTCACGACTAAGGAAGACAAGCAGCTGCTCCATGGATTGATCACGAAACACTTCATGTATACCGGCAGTCGAAAAGCCAAACAGGTGCTCGACGCATTCGACGCCACCTTGCCGAAGTTTGTGAAGGTGATGCCGGTGGATTACAAGCGTGTCATCGAGGAACGGAAGCGGAAAGCAAGTGCAGTCCATTAG